Proteins from a single region of Bacteroidota bacterium:
- a CDS encoding choice-of-anchor B family protein encodes MLSAQDNVEYLGQIQYDVRASDIWGYTDSLGNEYALIGLLNGTSIVDISDPSSPIEVAFVEGPESIWRDIKTWDSYAYISNETDSGVQIINLANLPASVDSKFYKQDDLKTSHNLWIDEQGFLYVIGSNLNGGGVVFVDLNADPWNPNSVGEYSVTYCHDVFVRGDTMYTAELYEGRFGIVNVADKSDPIVLATNPTPSAFTHNIWPSDDGKFVFTTDEVSGAYVAAYDISDFTDIKEVDRYRSSPGSGVIPHNTHFKNNFLITSYYRDGVTIVDATKPDNLIQTGYYDTSPFPAQGFFNGCWGAYPFLNSGLLLASDIEEGLFILQPTYKRAAYLEGSVVNDADGTLLNSTLIEILTTSDNTYTDFVGNFKTGTAEDGVYDIRISKPGCITNIYSGIELLSAETITLNASLTCTATATISVIPDLFQLHIFPTVSASTFSIDYSLPSDLNNAMLVIYNLQGIAVERISLMKNQDVFQHTFNAASGFYFARIIAGNYSSNNLPIVII; translated from the coding sequence ATGCTTTCTGCGCAGGATAATGTGGAATATCTTGGACAGATACAATACGATGTGCGTGCAAGTGATATATGGGGATATACAGATTCATTAGGAAATGAATATGCATTAATTGGTTTACTTAACGGTACATCCATAGTTGATATCAGCGACCCATCTTCACCAATTGAAGTAGCATTTGTTGAGGGTCCTGAAAGTATTTGGCGGGATATAAAAACTTGGGATAGTTACGCCTATATTTCTAATGAAACAGATAGTGGTGTGCAGATAATAAATCTTGCGAATTTACCTGCAAGTGTTGATTCAAAATTTTACAAACAAGATGATTTAAAAACTTCACATAATCTTTGGATTGATGAACAAGGATTTTTATATGTCATAGGTTCAAATTTAAATGGAGGTGGAGTTGTATTTGTTGATTTAAATGCAGATCCCTGGAATCCAAATAGTGTAGGAGAATATAGTGTTACCTATTGCCATGATGTTTTCGTACGAGGAGATACAATGTACACGGCAGAATTATATGAGGGAAGATTTGGTATTGTAAATGTTGCTGATAAATCGGATCCTATTGTCTTAGCTACCAATCCAACACCTTCTGCATTTACACATAATATTTGGCCAAGTGATGATGGTAAATTTGTATTTACTACCGATGAAGTTTCAGGTGCTTATGTAGCTGCTTATGATATTTCTGATTTTACAGATATTAAAGAAGTGGATCGCTATCGTTCCTCTCCAGGTTCGGGAGTTATTCCGCATAACACGCATTTTAAAAATAATTTTTTAATCACTTCTTATTATAGAGATGGAGTTACAATTGTGGATGCAACAAAACCTGATAATCTTATTCAAACAGGATATTACGATACATCACCATTTCCGGCACAAGGTTTTTTTAATGGCTGTTGGGGTGCGTATCCGTTTTTAAATTCAGGACTGTTATTAGCATCCGATATTGAAGAGGGATTATTTATTTTGCAACCCACTTACAAACGTGCTGCATATTTAGAAGGTAGTGTGGTGAACGATGCAGATGGTACATTATTAAACAGTACACTCATTGAAATATTAACAACCTCCGATAATACTTATACTGATTTTGTAGGAAATTTTAAAACAGGAACAGCCGAAGATGGTGTGTATGATATTCGAATTTCTAAACCGGGATGTATTACAAATATTTATTCAGGAATCGAATTATTAAGTGCAGAAACCATTACTTTAAATGCATCATTAACTTGCACAGCTACTGCAACAATTTCTGTGATACCGGATTTATTTCAGCTACATATTTTTCCTACTGTATCTGCATCCACTTTTTCAATTGATTATTCATTGCCTTCAGATTTGAATAATGCAATGCTTGTAATTTATAATTTGCAAGGTATAGCAGTAGAACGTATTTCGTTAATGAAAAATCAAGATGTGTTTCAGCATACATTTAATGCAGCATCTGGCTTTTACTTCGCCCGGATTATTGCGGGAAATTACAGCAGTAATAATCTACCAATTGTAATAATTTAG